Below is a window of Leuconostoc lactis DNA.
TCGGAAGCGTTATGCATTGCTCAGAAGTACAGGCAGCCATTGGTTGGTATATCAATTTTTATAATCGCAATAGTATTTCCAATGTCGCCTAATTAACTGAATAAAAATAGTCCAATTTATTGACTTCTGAGCATCTTAAGCAGCAGATAAAAATCTATAAATCGTTATTAAATGTTTTCACTAAAGTAACTTGTTTCAGTCTATTTTCTCCCCAGTCATTTAAAGCAACTATGATGGGAATTAACGTTTCTCCTATATCCGTTAGTTGATATTCGGTGTGTTTTACTTTACCAGTTAAGTATCCTCGTTTAGAGACAATTTGGTCCGCCATTAACTCATTCAGTTGGTTTGATAAAACTTTTTTACTGATACCCTTCAGATTTTTCATAAAATATGAAAAGCCTTGTGGTCCATCATTTATTAAAATCCATAATATTAATAATTTATGCTTACCGCTAAACATTGATACTGTAAATTCTTTAGTACAATCAAAATCCCCATTACTAAGTTTTTTCATAACAGTATTTCGAAAATAATCTGACATAATACTACTCCCTTATGGATAATAAATATAAAGAGGCACTAGGTTACTTTGAAGTGCCCTCTATTAAATGTTACCAGTAAGGTAATATAATATGTAGATCATTAAATGAAAGGTGTTATTTTATTATGAAACTACAATTAGCAATTGATTTAGAAGATGTCCAAGGAGCCATTGATTTAATTCAAAAGACGAAAGATAGTATTGATATTTTTGAATATGGAACTCCTTTGGTAATTAATTTTGGGCTTGAAGGACTAAAAAAAATTCGTGCGGAATTTCCAGATATTACATTACTTGCTGATTTGAAAATCATGGACGTCGCTTCATATGAAGTGAATCAGGCATTTGCTTACGGAGCTGATATTACAACGATTTTAGGTGTTGCCGAAGATCAATCCATTAAGGATGCTGTAAAAGCAGCTCATGAAGCTGGAAAAGAGTTATTGGTTGATATGATTGGGGTCCAAGACATTGCAACTCGTGCTCGTGAAATAGATGCTTTCGGAGCAGATTATATTGGTACTCACACGGGTTATGATCTACAAGCCTTGGGTCAAGATCCCTTTGAAACCTTTAATATCATTAAGAACAATGTTTCTAATACAAAGACCGCAATCGCCGGTGGAATTAAATTAACAGCAGCGGAGGAAATTAAGTCGGCTAATCCAGATCTATTAATTATTGGTGGAGCAATTTCTACAGTAGATGATCCAGCCACAGCTGCAGCTGAATTCAAGAAATTGCTTGGATAATATAGGAGTTTGTTATGAATTGGGAAAGCATACTTGATGAACTAAATAATAATTCAGATAAAAATATTCCCGATGAGTTATTAGTGGTTATCAATTCAACCAATAGAATTTTTTTGACGGGATTTGGACGTTCAGGACTAGCATTACAGGCTTTTGCTATGCGCCTTGTGCAATTAGGTAAAGAGACTTTTTTTGTAGGAGATACGACTACACCTGCTATTCAGGATAAAGACTTATTAATTATTGCCTCTTCATCTGGAGAAACGAGTCAATTAATTCAATATGTTGACACTGCAAAAAATATTGGC
It encodes the following:
- a CDS encoding winged helix-turn-helix transcriptional regulator, with protein sequence MSDYFRNTVMKKLSNGDFDCTKEFTVSMFSGKHKLLILWILINDGPQGFSYFMKNLKGISKKVLSNQLNELMADQIVSKRGYLTGKVKHTEYQLTDIGETLIPIIVALNDWGENRLKQVTLVKTFNNDL
- the hxlA gene encoding 3-hexulose-6-phosphate synthase, whose protein sequence is MKLQLAIDLEDVQGAIDLIQKTKDSIDIFEYGTPLVINFGLEGLKKIRAEFPDITLLADLKIMDVASYEVNQAFAYGADITTILGVAEDQSIKDAVKAAHEAGKELLVDMIGVQDIATRAREIDAFGADYIGTHTGYDLQALGQDPFETFNIIKNNVSNTKTAIAGGIKLTAAEEIKSANPDLLIIGGAISTVDDPATAAAEFKKLLG
- the hxlB gene encoding 6-phospho-3-hexuloisomerase, translating into MNWESILDELNNNSDKNIPDELLVVINSTNRIFLTGFGRSGLALQAFAMRLVQLGKETFFVGDTTTPAIQDKDLLIIASSSGETSQLIQYVDTAKNIGAKVWLWSTNTRNTIYKKADYVTILSGKSKFTNNDITQQPMGSLFEQSVWLYGDLFVMNYMNKFNISEFELKKRHANLE